Genomic window (Pyrus communis chromosome 13, drPyrComm1.1, whole genome shotgun sequence):
TGTTTCTGATCCTTTACACCCCGCAGAGCCCCACCTTTCCGTCCGGTTAACCCACCCCTCCGTTTAATCCTCTAACTACGGTTAGTTCAGTTACagaaaggaggagagagaacaGTGGAGGTGTTAAATCCAACACAAAGTCGCGTATAATAAGACGCGCGCAAAGCGATTTGGGATCCTCTGTAACGGCGTTTTCTTCTACTGGATTTCCTGTCGAGAGGTGTGAGAGTGTTTTTGGAGAGAGAGGGGGGTGTGAGAGTTTTTTGGTGGTTTCGGCGTAACGGTTCTTATCGATCAGCGATCGTTACACGAAGAGTGTGTGAAGCGAGAAAGAGTGGAAGTGGTGGGAGCTTTGTGTGATTAAAATCGTATTAACGGCTTATTAAGGAGTCATTAGTGTGCTTAATTATATCTATACATTCAGCTCAGCTTTATCTGCTTAGaccgaagagagagagagaaagagagagagagagacacagaCAGAGACAGcgacagagagagagaatcagAATCGAGAGATTATCTGAGCTTTTGTTGTgggaattttgaaatttgttgaCTCGGGAGGGTACGACTTCAACGATGGCGAATCGGGAAGGTGAAATGGCTGTTGGTTTTCTCACACTTTCTCGGATTTTCCCGGAAAATTAAACCTTTTTTCCTTCCCATTTTTGTTTGGGTGTTTTGTTTTGCAGGCGGCGATCTGTATCCGGAGCTATGGAAGGCCTGCGCGGGCCCACTAGTCGATGTGCCTCGCGTCCAGGAGAGAGTCTTCTACTTTCCACAGGGGCACATGGAACAAGTGAGTTTTCCATCttccttttttatatttatttaattttgtgtttctgCTTATGGGATTATAATCTTTTCGTCGaaattgaaggtttttttgctatttttggggattatgtTTTAGCTGGAGGCGTCAACACCAACAAATCAGGAACTGAATCAAGGGATTCCGCAGTTCAATCTTCCCCCGAAGATTATTTGCCGCGTTGTTAACGTGACCCTATTGGTATTTcctctttgttttctttaatttgtgtttggttgctgagaaaatggaaGATTGGAAGTAGAAAACTTTTGTTTCTGATTCATGGAAAATGATAACTCAGATCAGCTGGATTTGTTAGCTGATTTCATCTCCAGCTGATTAGGGGGTCTAATGATTGGAAAGTCTTCaactttaaaatttttagaatttatatCTTCAATTTCCTGGattttctcagtaaccaaacatGTTGGGAATAATTTGTGAAATTGTTCTGTATCTTACCTTTAGTTGTCTGCAATTTTAGGCTGAGCAGGAAACAGATGAGGTTTATGCACAGATTACTTTAATTCCGGATGCAAATGTAAGAACCAAATGAACTTCCTGGTTAGATTTTCGCTGTCTGAGCAATATTTCTTTGTCATTATTAACAGTAATACGTTTATATGTTTAGCAAACGGAGCCTACTAGTCCTGATCCATGCCTTCCAGAACCTCAAAAACCTGCAGTTCACTCATTCTGCAAGGTCTTAACTGCCTCTGATACAAGCACCCATGGCGGGTTTTCTGTTCTCCGGAAACACGCCACTGAATGCCTTCCTGCACTGGTATATGTATTTTCTATTCTAGCTTTTGTTTTGGCTGTTCTTTCTTGGtctcattatttctttcatTTGATTTCATGTCTGTACCTTTTCACCATGGGTCAATTTCTTTTTCAGGACATGACCCAGGCAACCCCAACTCAGGAATTGGTTGCCAAGGATCTTCATGGTTACGAGTGGCGATTTAAGCATATTTTCAGAGGTGATGTACTTCATTTTCCCTGCACTCTTGCAATTGTCCCAAATGCGGGATTTCATAATTATTAGGAGGAGATCATGAGTTGGACATCTTgtatgaaaaaaattcaaacatggtGAATGATGTATCAATTAACTTTATCGATTGTTGCTCACGGTTCATCTATTTGTGATTAACTGAACAGGTCAACCACGGAGGCACTTGCTTACAACGGGATGGAGTACTTTTGTCACCTCCAAGAGATTAAGTGCTGGGGATTCCTTTGTATTTCTCAGGTAAACATTGCCATTTGTTCTTGTCCCTTCTCTCTTACTGTTTTTGTCAACTAAATTTAACAGTGTAGCCTGGAAAATTGAATTTTGCACATCGTACGTGAGGCATGTATATTTTTCGGTCAAACATTCACTAATCTGTAGAAAATTGGTTTCCTAGAGGGGGCAACGGGGAGTTACGTGTTGGAGTTAGACGTCTTGCTCGTCAACAAAGCAGCATGCCATCATCAGTGATCTCGAGTCAAAGCATGCACGTAGGggttctcgcaactgcatctcatgcAGTTGCAACCCAAACTCTTTTTGTCGTGTACTATAAGCCAAGGTATGTCGTATTATATTAACCTGCAGAATTTAAAATGTTTGTTGCGCTGAATCATTTAACACAGGATTTCTCATGGTCTATATCTTGATTTCCTTTTGAAATGTCCAGGACAAGTCAGTTCATTATCGGTTTGAACAAGTATTTGGAGGCTGTCAACAATAAGTTTTCAGTCGGAATGAGGTTCAAAATGAGGTTTGAGGGGGAAGATGCTCCCGAGAGAAGGTAGAAGTCAAATGCAGCAGTGCTATAGCATGTTTACTCGGTTTAATTTGTTTATGGGCTTTCTAATGTATTTTGTTCTATGTTCTTTCATTTTTCCAGGTTTTCAGGCACAATAGTTGGTCTTGAAGATATATCTCCTCACTGGGCAGATTCAAAATGGCGGTCACTTAAAGTAAACTCTTAGTACtggtttccttttctttttcttgttatcttgttcctttctcctttcttcccCTTCTCCTTGTCCTGGACGTTAAATGAAAATTCTGACATAAATTTGCTCTTCTGAAATATCTTCCAGGTTCACTGGGATGAGTCTGCATCCATTCCAAGGCCTGATAGGGTATCGCCTTGGGAGATTGAACCTTTTGTGGCGTCTGTAATTCCGAGCCTTCCTCAACCATCTGTTGTGGTGAAGAACAAAAGGCCCCGACCACCCACTGAAATCCCAGCTCTAGGTAGGaacctttttctttctgtttcctAGTAACCAACTAAACAGCAACATTTCCCCCCTTTTTATCCTTTGCCTTGGATTAGGTTTTTTGGGCCAGAGTATTCTAACTTATATGGATATTAGATGCAATGAGTTCAACAGGGTCAGCTACGTGGAATTCTGGGCTGACACAGCCCCATGACATGTCAACACTGAGTGTCGCTGCTGAAggcaaaagaagtgaaaatCATGTTGTATGGCATCATCAACAGGCTGACGTGATCAGCAATAACAACAATGTTCCAAGGACTCAGACTGATGGGGGATGGCTGTCTTCTCAGGCAGGTGGTTCTCCGCACATGTTCCAGGAAACAATGGAGGATAGTAAAAGTGTTTCTGCTTGGCCTGTTTTGTCTGGATATTCAACTCCAAACTCATCAAAGCCTAAAAATGACTCAATGTTTGACCATGttgaaaaagagaagaaaactgAGATGGGTACTAGTTGCCGAATTTTTGGTATAGACTTTACTAGTCATTCGACATGCTTCCCTGCCATGGAGAAGGCACCTCCACAACCAATCAGTGGATCTACTGGAACCACTGAAGGACGTGTTAGTAACATGTTAGCTGCTGAGTCAGACCAGAAATCTGACCTTTCAAAGGCTTCTAAAGAAAGAAAACCTGGACAGTTGCAAGTATCACCTAAGGAGACACAAAGCAAGCAGAGTTGCTCTACTTCTGCCAGAAGTCGCACCAAGGTGCTCACAGTagaattatttttgtttgttttttattctgAAATATCAAGTATTCATGTTATAGATTTGAAGTCTTGAGCTCAAGTGCTGAGTTGTGGCGTTTGTATATCCCAAAAGGTTCAAATGCAGGGGATAGCTGTTGGCCGAGCAGTGGACTTGACGATGTTGGAAGGATATGATCAGCTTATAGATGAACTGGAGGAGATGTTTGACATTAAGGGACAGATTCGCCCCGGCAACATGTGGCAAATTGTCTTTACTGATAATGAAGGAGATATGATGCTTATGGGCGATGACCCGTGGTCGTAAGTATactttattacaaaaaaaataaaaaaataaaaaaaaataaaaaatcaaggaGTTTGTATTTGGATTTTCCTAACATGTTTCCTTGTTTAGTTTAAAACCTTTGCGTCGTTATCTTTGCAGGGAGTTCTGTGACATGGTGAAAAGGATCTTTATTTGTTCGAGTCAAGACGTGAAGAAAATCAGCGCAGGCTGCGAACTTCCAATGTCGTCACTAGAAGTCGAAGGGGGGACGGTCATCAGCTCGGACTAACAACGGTCAGGTTGTTGATTTTTTAAATACGCGTTGGTTTTGTTGATTTTCGGGGCAGGTCTTTTGGTCGTTTGTTtgtggagggagggagggagggaagaCTTGATTTTTGGGCAAAAAGGAGGGAGAGAAGATTGAAGTTGGAAGCAGGAGGAGAAGAGGACATCGGCTAATTGGTAGCTCGTTTTTTAGAGCTAGCTAGACTACATTTGACTGGAAATTGAAAAAAGGTGCAATGGCAATTATGTCATTGTCCTGTGTTTGGTAGTGGGTAGGATTAGGAATCTGTGAATATTCATTGTGGTGGGTCGTTGGAGTTGGGTGTTTTTAGGGTATCTTGTTCCATATGATGCTGTTGTAAATATATGTACTTTTGGCAGTGAAATGTTTTGGTGGATAGTGTCGGGAAATTTGGAAAAGTAATCAAAATTTGGATCTCATATAGAATTATAGTCACACCtttaaatttatgataattataataaaaaattgatgtGAAAATACTAATATAACCTTAAATCCTATTCCACGACCAAAATATCCAATTTTGTTAGCCGCAAGCCAAGTTCGTCCTCTTCCCACGACTCGCTGAGTATCTCAGTCCCTCTTAACCAGCATATACCTCTGAAGACTCTAGTCCCTCGCTGACCACTCACATCCAAACAAATGGAACCAGAGTCGCCAATCCTTCTTCCAAATGCCACTGAGCTTATAGCCTCCGCATCTTCCAAAAGAACCACAAAAATAGctcataatattttatttttttagaagaaaaacagAGAAATTTGAAGAATGCTGTGGGTGGGTAATAAACTACTGAATATAAATGGTGCCTGGGTGCGCAGTAACCTTGAGGTGGTAGTCGGCGGCCCACCGGATGGCCTGCCGGGCATTCTGCAGCTCACCCTTCATCCAAACGCAGGGACGATGAGAAAGCAGACCTCCAATGGCGGTTTTGGCCCATGGGGTTTCTCTATGCCCACCTACACGGACATCCAAATCATCAAATCGAAAACTTGTTGGGCATTAGAGCTTTTTCAGTGTCAAACGCAGATTTCAGTTTCAAACGTAGATTGCAAGTTTTCCAACTCTTTAGTCCCAAAACTATCAGTTACGTTAAAACTTTATTGGGtgatgttttgttgttgttgttggtgtttggttgctgagaaaatcgGAGGGAATGAGAAAGTTTTTAGTCATTAAGGGCATGTTAGTATTTTTAcatcaattttttgttataattatcataaacaTAAAATGATAGCTATAATTCTATATAGGTCCAAATTCTGGTTAATTTTTCCATATTTCCCGATAGTGACTGACATTATGCAGTATGCAATCTTCTGTTGTTGTATcagttagttaattaattaatatatatatatatatatatatttttttttttaaaagggggACAACTAATAGTAAGTCACGATTATTCACCTCTTTCAGAGGttgggaagactcacagaggcatttcagtctCTTCCAGATCACAAGTCTAACTTTCACACCAGTAGCGGGTTTCGAACTCGTGACCTCTAGTTTCGTAATCCGTCCTTTACCACTGTACCACCACCtcatggttaattaattaatattaggctttgaatgatttttaatgatCATTTGCTAATCTGTGGGTGGTTTAGAACTTGTTTGAAAAATGTgtttaaatgattgaaaacgtttGTTGAGAGAATGATTTTAGACCAAAAACATTATGTGCTTCCTTTAAGAAGCACTAGTTATGTGCTGCTTacaagaagcactttaagtgtttttttttttttttcaaaattaacttGTATTTTACCAAGGATTGGTTTAAaaagaatatttaaaaaaaaaaaattcaattgtttaaaaGCACTCTTCAAACGaattcttattctcttgttCCATTTCCATGGGTTAGGTTAAGCGGATTGGATCACTAATTCCAATCTGCCCAAACCGATCAAATTCGATTGAATTTTGTAAATAATGAGTTAGAAACCAATAAATCGAATCTAATTTTACTCGGTTGTTAATTTCGTGTAGCTGATTGGATCACTAAATTTCGAATCCCGATATGATTGGATCAAATGACGGATCCAACTGAGCCAATTCAATCAAGTTTTATGGTCCAAGATGTTACTTGCTAGCCCAGCAAACAACCCCTTATGTCCATGGAGATTTCTCAGTTCTTAATCTTAGACAACTTCCTGCGCCCGCTGTTCGTGGTGATGTGAGTTATGGCAAGATTAGTGAGAATCTTTTTCGGGACCAACCGTTCATGTCGAGCCAATGTCATTGGAAGGCTTTTATTAAAGGAAGGGAGGGTACCAATGGAAATCGATGCTATTAAGAATGATCTGGCGTCTTTATGGAGGATTCCAAATTCTTGGCAATTGATTCCGTTGGGGAGGGTCCTAAGGGATATTTTGATCTTCATTTCTCCAAAGAAGAAGACATGCGGAGTGTGTGGGGGTGGTGGAACTTGTACGCTTCAGTTTGGTCTTTTTAGGTTATCTTAATGGCAACCGGATTTCAACCTAGTGACATCCTTTTTCAAACTCAGTGCACATGTATCGATTCAAATTTATGGGTTAAGCCAAGAAGATTGGCACCCTCCTATTCGTATGGAAATTGCTTGGGGTATGCGTACTCAATCATGCTAAAAAGGAACACTTATTTGGATATCATCCTATAATTCTAGTGGATGTGGATCTTTCTACAGATTTACCTGCGTTTATTATGGTTGAACGTTAACATGGCTTTTCTGTTGACATTATTTATGAGAATCTACCTCCGGCTTGCGGTCATAGCGGCCTTATAGGTCATACTACGAACAAATATAGAGCTTGAAAGATCATAATGAGGTGCTAGAAAAGAGGGACAAGGCTCATCAACGAGGACGCTCAAGAACTCGTCAAGTTTATCGTCCTAAACCATGTGTCCCCTAGTTAATACTTTTCATAGGGATCCTCTCTTATTACTAGTTAATACTAGTGATGATGCTTTTACTCCTGTGCTTAGTAAATCACAACAAAAGAAACTTGAAAAGAAGTAGAAAGTTGACGCTACTAGGCTAGAGGAACTTATATCACCAGAGCAGAAAGCCAAGTTATTTCTACTTCAAAATGAAGCTACTTTACTAAAATTTTCATGGTATTTGTAATTTTGATACACGTATGAAGCTTTCCAATGTTTGCCATTCTCATCATTTAGATATAGTTTGCATTTTTGAACTTATGGTTACTTTTGACTCTATTTCTCCTACGTATTGGGATTCTTTGGGTCTTCTTTTAATTACCGTTAATAATAGAGGTAACTTGCTGACTAATACTTAGGTTTTGTATTCTACGAATCATTGCTGCTTCTATGATTTCTTCTGCAGACCAACAAATtactttttaggctttttttgtTGTGTCCTTTCTCATTTTGTTATTGTTTATGCGGTTACTACTTCTAGTCGTCATCACGACTTGTGGTGTGATCTTTTGGAAAAGTTCGCTCTCATACTACTATACCCTAGATGACAATTGGTGATTTTAATGCTATCCTTTGAGCTCACATGTGAAGATTTTCATAATACTACTGAGCTATGAGATTTTACTCATATGGACactcttggttctttctatacTTGCACTAATAATTGGGATGTTCGTGGTCACATGTAAATGTGTCTTGAAAATTTTAACCGGCCACAAAATCGGAAAGCATGTTAGGCAGGTGCCTAGGCGGGACTAAATGGAGCTAGCAGGTATGGGCGGGGTTGGACGGGGGTAGGTTGGCAAATGTTAAGACGCTGGactctaatttttaattttttgttgtagAGTCGGGGTTATGCAAGAAAGAAGATGACTTGAGCTAGTCCCCACCATCTTTTTAATCCCACGGTTTCTTTTAACATTGTTCCACTGTTTTATAGTTGCACACTTTCTTTTGCCATGGTCcccatcattttcatttttactaCTTTTATTTATATCCTTTTATTTCTTTCCTCTCTGAACGCAACATcagtgtttatttattattattttttgtaatgttttattattctttttaattttaagacTATACTATAAAAtccataatatattcttatgtACCTAAAACTCTCAtattgcatatgtatatatactttttttctttaaataacatattatttaatgttcaaatttaactaatttatatactatataattaatttactcAAATTTGCCTAGTCCAACTAGGTGTTCGTCTAGGTCCCGCTTAGGCGCTAGGCCTTAACCCACCATCCGACTAGCccgcctaacgtcttttagaaccttgctagTTGTTCTGCTTTGCTAAGAGTTGTCTCAGAGCACAATTATCTTGTTTTTTCGGCCTTTGATGCTTTACCTAGGGGACCTCGACCTTTTTTATTTCAGTC
Coding sequences:
- the LOC137712637 gene encoding auxin response factor 9-like, with protein sequence MANREGGDLYPELWKACAGPLVDVPRVQERVFYFPQGHMEQLEASTPTNQELNQGIPQFNLPPKIICRVVNVTLLAEQETDEVYAQITLIPDANQTEPTSPDPCLPEPQKPAVHSFCKVLTASDTSTHGGFSVLRKHATECLPALDMTQATPTQELVAKDLHGYEWRFKHIFRGQPRRHLLTTGWSTFVTSKRLSAGDSFVFLRGGNGELRVGVRRLARQQSSMPSSVISSQSMHVGVLATASHAVATQTLFVVYYKPRTSQFIIGLNKYLEAVNNKFSVGMRFKMRFEGEDAPERRFSGTIVGLEDISPHWADSKWRSLKVHWDESASIPRPDRVSPWEIEPFVASVIPSLPQPSVVVKNKRPRPPTEIPALDAMSSTGSATWNSGLTQPHDMSTLSVAAEGKRSENHVVWHHQQADVISNNNNVPRTQTDGGWLSSQAGGSPHMFQETMEDSKSVSAWPVLSGYSTPNSSKPKNDSMFDHVEKEKKTEMGTSCRIFGIDFTSHSTCFPAMEKAPPQPISGSTGTTEGRVSNMLAAESDQKSDLSKASKERKPGQLQVSPKETQSKQSCSTSARSRTKVQMQGIAVGRAVDLTMLEGYDQLIDELEEMFDIKGQIRPGNMWQIVFTDNEGDMMLMGDDPWSEFCDMVKRIFICSSQDVKKISAGCELPMSSLEVEGGTVISSD